Proteins encoded in a region of the Neodiprion lecontei isolate iyNeoLeco1 chromosome 5, iyNeoLeco1.1, whole genome shotgun sequence genome:
- the LOC107224071 gene encoding conserved oligomeric Golgi complex subunit 3, producing MSRTKSAPYNLTRWDNPEDPLAPLTPSQKKCLSVLQDEMLPADRPSNVTAPHRKSKDDNEEKKEEKEMCYSEKIETYQELLQNYTALEKRFMSVADLKYTAYLDQLKSRRNECHQLCVEIENALQDFATLSKQYTAVSSRTTLLHEASEQLISDQQKLNSFNDEIVRHLKYFKEVDRILEKLEAPTLSVNSEIFFDLLDKIDSNMDFVQNNDSFKESSTYLVKYRHCQSKAITLIQHYVFNQFANATESILSPKETDNEPKNSDAALALFYGRFQSVLPKIKSVLEQIESKSSKRQEYETLLTECHQSYLSHRGTVLGPGVTQALNSVKERYNGDHCSLVRHSCALLLHASIDEHRLFYQFFSKTSASLNVYLEGLCTSLYDSLRPFIIHINHLETLAEICCILRIEMLDEHVQNNSEPLQGFGSICLQLLHDVQERLVFRAHLYLQSDVLNYNPSAGDLAYPEKLKMMEDIAESIREETNQLRMKRISLSSNDSGTPEAISRNHLMMDPLHYQKSSAANSPADLHGMWYPTVRRTLVCLSRLYRCVDRPVFQSLSQEAISLCVQSIESARQKINLRSTPLDAELFQVKHLLILREQIAPFQVDFTIKEYSLDFSKVKTAAFGLLEKRSRLFTLSNNALLEFLLEGAPQMKEQLIDSRKHVDAKLKSTCQRLIQHATHLLIEPVIKLLERAKMYVNSDGSSRIRQQPFGSAQEIAKTVGDTQRLIKFKLPNIQQSMQLYLANRETECILFRPIKNNIVAAFTQLLQLLSNNYTAEELLLIACPLPDQISVTLSSTSLAHGKLAQHEAQRLETAVKKVEEIGDGGVKGNTETSVSTV from the exons ATGTCAAGAACAAAAAGCGCACCGTATAACCTAACGCGATGGGACAACCCGGAGGATCCACTCGCTCCTCTGACACCGAGTCAAAAAAAGTGTCTGTCTGTATTGCAGGATGAAATGCTACCAGCGGATCGTCCGAGCAACGTCACAGCACCTCATAGGAAGTCGAAGGatgataatgaagaaaaaaaagaggagaagGAGATGTGCTATTCGGAGAAGATCGAGACGTATCAAGAGTTACTCCAAAACTATACCGCCTTGGAGAAGCGATTTATGTCTGTTGCGGACCTGAAGTACACAGCTTACTTAGACCAGCTGAAATCGCGTCGAAACGAGTGTCATCAACTGTGCGTAGAGATAGAAAATGCGCTGCAAGACTTTGCCACTTTGTCCAAGCAATATACAGCTGTATCCTCCAGGACGACATTGCTACACGAGGCCAGTGAGCAGCTGATATCAGACCAACAAAAGTTGAACTCGTTCAATGATGAGATAGTGCGCCACTTGAAATACTTCAAAGAGGTCGATCGGATTCTGGAAAAACTCGAGGCTCCAACTCTCTCTGTGAACAGTGAAATCTTCTTCGATCTACTCGACAAGATCGACTCCAATATGGACTTTGTTCAGAACAACGATAGCTTTAAAGAGAGCAGCACTTACCTTGTTAAGTACAGGCATTGCCAGTCCAAGGCTATTACTCTGATACAACACTATGTTTTTAACCAGTTTGCCAATGCCACTGAAAGCATTTTAAGCCCCAAAGAAACTGACAATGAACCCAAGAACTCGGACGCAGCTTTAGCTCTATTTTACGGCAGGTTTCAATCTGTCCTACCCAAGATTAAAAGTGTTCTGGAACAGATTGAGTCCAAGTCTTCTAAGAGACAAGAGTATGAGACGCTGTTGACAGAGTGCCATCAGTCTTACTTGAGCCATAGAGGAACGGTTTTAGGCCCTGGTGTCACTCAGGCTCTCAATTCCGTCAAGGAAAG GTACAACGGGGACCACTGCAGTCTGGTGCGTCATTCTTGTGCACTGCTGTTGCATGCGTCAATAGATGAGCACCGTCTGTTCTACCAGTTCTTCAGTAAGACATCGGCATCATTGAACGTGTACCTGGAAGGTCTTTGTACATCTCTGTATGATTCGCTCCGACCTTTCATCATTCACATCAACCATCTTGAAACACTTGCTGAGATCTGCTGTATCCTTAGAATAGAGATGCTTGACGAGCACGTACAGAACAACTCTGAGCCTCTTCAAGGCTTCGGCAGCATCTGCCTGCAGCTTCTTCACGACGTTCAGGAACGTCTAGTCTTCCGGGCTCATCTATATCTACAATCAGACGTTCTCAATTACAACCCGTCGGCCGGAGATCTTGCATATCCGGAGAAACTCAAGATGATGGAGGACATTGCAGAGTCGATACGTGAGGAAACTAACCAGCTCAGAATGAAACGGATTTCGTTATCGTCGAATGATAGTGGAACACCTGAAGCGATTTCTCGTAATCATTTGATGATGGATCCCCTTCATTATCAGAAGTCCAGCGCTGCAAACTCTCCGGCTGATTTGCATGGAATGTGGTATCCGACAGTGAGACGCACGCTTGTCTGTCTCTCCAGGCTTTACAGGTGCGTCGATAGGCCAGTCTTTCAATCACTGAGTCAGGAAGCCATATCGCTTTGCGTTCAGAGCATAGAGAGTGCTAGACAGAAGATAAATCTCAGGTCAACGCCACTAGATGCGGAGCTCTTCCAAGTTAAGCATTTACTGATACTACGTGAGCAGATCGCCCCTTTTCAGGTCGACTTCACTATAAAGGAATATAGCTTGGACTTTTCCAAAGTTAAGACAGCAGCTTTTGGACTTCTTGAAAAGAGGTCTAGACTTTTTACACTCTCAAATAACGCTCTGCTGGAATTTCTGCTAGAAGGTGCTCCGCAGATGAAGGAGCAGCTTATTGATTCGCGTAAACATGTTGACGCTAAGCTCAAATCGACTTGTCAACGTCTGATACAGCATGCTACTCATTTACTGATTGAGCCAGTGATAAAGCTGTTGGAGAGAGCGAAAATGTACGTCAATTCCGATGGATCTAGTAGAATAAGGCAGCAGCCCTTTGGCTCTGCCCAAGAAATAGCCAAGACCGTTGGGGATACTCAGAGACTTATTAAATTTAAGTTACCAAATATTCAGCAATCGATGCAGCTTTACTTGGCCAACAGAGAAACCGAGTGCATACTTTTTAGACCTATCAAGAATAACATCGTTGCCGCTTTTACACAGTTGCTGCAATTGCTGAGTAATAATTATACCGCCGAGGAACTCCTCCTCATTGCTTGTCCTTTGCCTGATCAGATTTCCGTTACTCTGAGCTCGACCAGCCTTGCACATGGAAAATTGGCCCAACATGAAGCACAGCGATTAGAGACGGCAGTAAAAAAGGTAGAAGAAATTGGAGATGGCGGAGTCAAGGGTAATACGGAAACTTCGGTTAGTACTGTTTAA
- the LOC107224061 gene encoding crossover junction endonuclease MUS81 isoform X1 encodes MYYAFIEVTTVNSSECDEKIITIDESTMSRYSAKMKRIRAKSKCPNPLFEKWLEEWKEDAASQGSQMQYCFIKALSSLRKCPLRLETGRDCKILRYFGDKLCIMLDKKLTEYKTKGLCTAANSIKPANQFQDPNDCDVNNTDDYLGHRARQTPNKREKKPNGGEPQPAKKTRKLKDNSDTARAIENGVKTNSKNNSYIPAWRSGGYAILLTFYEKMQNPDFIGYMNKADLQAAAQRYCDNSLSKPEPGSYYSAWASMTTLIQKGLVIKSSNPAKYRLTDDGYTAAVQLSEIDENHPAFNNPFPCSSAERNGDVRMLSPAKSCSSANSELHSPEVNEPVYEINSRSNSPIEIENRRNEVACSSAVSLARELDVYSAGQIKESANILNNGEKCKQGSVSSSFETVILAPNTFDVILLVDDREIAGGKVRPKDDITLAELTRAEVRFEVRNLKLGDFTWIARCKSSGFELILPHIVERKRMDDFSGSIRDGRYQEQKFRLKRSGIDNIIYLVENHGNNQHSLLPLQTLFQAATNTLIQDGFAVKYTNSHKDSMFYLASLTLMLNKIYQKKTLIGCNKDDLTSSNILSNETRLMFFKDFNKAVAKVKNFKLSEMFIRQLVQLRGMSVEKAMAIVEFYPTPFALKKAYNDAGSSGENLLASILFGRTQRQLGPVLSRTMHQFYTKKSF; translated from the exons ATGTACTACGCTTTTATTgaa gttACAACTGTCAACAGTTCTGAATgcgatgagaaaattataacaattgATGAATCGACGATGAGCAGGTACTCGGCAAAAATGAAGAGAATTAGAGCAAAATCGAAATGTCCAAATCCTCTTTTTGAAAAGTGGCTTGAGGAGTGGAAAGAGGATGCAGCATCACAGGGTTCACAGATGCAGTATTGTTTTATAAAGGCTTTGTCTTCTCTAAGAAAATGTCCGCTACGTTTAGAGACAGGCAGAGATTGTAAAATACTACGGTATTTTGGGGATAAACTATGCATTATGTTGgacaaaaaattgaccgaaTACAAAACTAAGGGCTTGTGTACAGCTGCTAACAGCATAAAGCCAGCCAATCAGTTCCAAGATCCAAATGACTGTGATGTGAACAATACTGACGATTATCTAGGACATAGAGCACGGCAAACTccgaataaaagagaaaaaaaacccaaCGGCGGTGAACCACAACCAgcaaaaaaaacaagaaaactaAAGGACAATAGTGACACAGCTCGGGCTATAGAAAAT GGAGTGAAAACTAATTCTAAGAACAATTCCTACATACCTGCGTGGAGATCTGGAGGATATGCAATACTGTTAACATTTTATGAAAAGATGCAGAATCCAGATTTCATAG GATATATGAACAAGGCTGATCTTCAGGCCGCTGCTCAACGTTACTGTGATAATTCTTTAAGTAAACCAGAACCTGGTAGCTACTATTCCGCGTGGGCCTCTATGACTACTTTAATACAAAAAGGGCTCGTCATTAAAAGCAGCAACCCTGCAAA ATACCGTCTAACAGATGATGGGTACACAGCAGCAGTTCAGCTGTCCGAAATTGACGAAAACCATCCTGCTTTTAACAACCCATTTCCATGTTCAAGTGCAGAAAGAAATGGCGATGTTAGGATGTTGTCACCTGCGAAAAGTTGTAGTTCTGCTAACTCGGAATTGCACAGTCCAGAAGTAAACGAGCCAGTTTACGAGATAAACTCTCGCTCAAATTCTCCAATTGAAAtcgaaaatcgaagaaatgaaGTTGCGTGCAGCAGTGCTGTAAGCTTGGCTAGGGAATTGGACGTTTATTCTGCGGGTCAGATAAAGGAATCAGCTAATATACTGAATAATGGAGAAAAATGTAAACAGGGAAGTGTGAGCTCGAGCTTTGAAACAGTCATTCTTGCACCGAATACTTTTGATGTGATTTTATTAGTTGACGACCGCGAAATAGCTGG TGGTAAGGTGCGACCCAAGGACGACATAACACTCGCAGAGTTAACGAGAGCAGAAGTCAGATTTGAAGttcgaaatttaaaacttgGGGATTTTACTTGGATAGCAAGATGCAAAAGTTCTGGCTTCGAGCTGATCTTGCCCCATATAGTAGAGAGAAAACGGATGGATGATTTTAGTGGCAGTATTAGGGATGGGAGATATCAAGAGCAAAAG tTTAGATTGAAGAGATCTGgtattgataatataatttatctaGTAGAGAATCATGGCAATAATCAACACTCCCTACTACCTTTGCAAACTCTGTTTCAAGCAGCGACTAACACATTGATTCAGGACGGATTTGCCGTGAAGTACACTAATAGTCATAAAGACTCAATGTTTTACTTGGCCTCCCTAACACTGATGctcaataaaatttatcag AAAAAAACTCTCATTGGGTGTAACAAGGACGACCTAACGTCTTCCAATATACTCTCAAACGAAACACGACTTATGTTCTTTAAAGATTTTAACAAAGCAGTCGCCAAAGTAAAG AATTTCAAATTGAGCGAAATGTTCATCCGACAATTGGTTCAATTGAGAGGTATGTCTGTCGAGAAAGCTATGGCGATCGTTGAGTTTTATCCAACGCCATTCGCGCTAAAGAAAGCCTACAACGACGCGGGTTCTAGCGGAGAAAACTTACTAGCTTCAATACTGTTTGGAAGAACCCAACGCCAGCTAGGACCTGTGCTAAGTAGAACTATGCATCAATTTtacacgaaaaaaagtttttga
- the LOC107224061 gene encoding crossover junction endonuclease MUS81 isoform X3: protein MYYAFIEVTTVNSSECDEKIITIDESTMSRYSAKMKRIRAKSKCPNPLFEKWLEEWKEDAASQGSQMQYCFIKALSSLRKCPLRLETGRDCKILRYFGDKLCIMLDKKLTEYKTKGLCTAANSIKPANQFQDPNDCDVNNTDDYLGHRARQTPNKREKKPNGGEPQPAKKTRKLKDNSDTARAIENGVKTNSKNNSYIPAWRSGGYAILLTFYEKMQNPDFIGYMNKADLQAAAQRYCDNSLSKPEPGSYYSAWASMTTLIQKGLVIKSSNPAKYRLTDDGYTAAVQLSEIDENHPAFNNPFPCSSAERNGDVRMLSPAKSCSSANSELHSPEVNEPVYEINSRSNSPIEIENRRNEVACSSAVSLARELDVYSAGQIKESANILNNGEKCKQGSVSSSFETVILAPNTFDVILLVDDREIAGGKVRPKDDITLAELTRAEVRFEVRNLKLGDFTWIARCKSSGFELILPHIVERKRMDDFSGSIRDGRYQEQKKKTLIGCNKDDLTSSNILSNETRLMFFKDFNKAVAKVKNFKLSEMFIRQLVQLRGMSVEKAMAIVEFYPTPFALKKAYNDAGSSGENLLASILFGRTQRQLGPVLSRTMHQFYTKKSF from the exons ATGTACTACGCTTTTATTgaa gttACAACTGTCAACAGTTCTGAATgcgatgagaaaattataacaattgATGAATCGACGATGAGCAGGTACTCGGCAAAAATGAAGAGAATTAGAGCAAAATCGAAATGTCCAAATCCTCTTTTTGAAAAGTGGCTTGAGGAGTGGAAAGAGGATGCAGCATCACAGGGTTCACAGATGCAGTATTGTTTTATAAAGGCTTTGTCTTCTCTAAGAAAATGTCCGCTACGTTTAGAGACAGGCAGAGATTGTAAAATACTACGGTATTTTGGGGATAAACTATGCATTATGTTGgacaaaaaattgaccgaaTACAAAACTAAGGGCTTGTGTACAGCTGCTAACAGCATAAAGCCAGCCAATCAGTTCCAAGATCCAAATGACTGTGATGTGAACAATACTGACGATTATCTAGGACATAGAGCACGGCAAACTccgaataaaagagaaaaaaaacccaaCGGCGGTGAACCACAACCAgcaaaaaaaacaagaaaactaAAGGACAATAGTGACACAGCTCGGGCTATAGAAAAT GGAGTGAAAACTAATTCTAAGAACAATTCCTACATACCTGCGTGGAGATCTGGAGGATATGCAATACTGTTAACATTTTATGAAAAGATGCAGAATCCAGATTTCATAG GATATATGAACAAGGCTGATCTTCAGGCCGCTGCTCAACGTTACTGTGATAATTCTTTAAGTAAACCAGAACCTGGTAGCTACTATTCCGCGTGGGCCTCTATGACTACTTTAATACAAAAAGGGCTCGTCATTAAAAGCAGCAACCCTGCAAA ATACCGTCTAACAGATGATGGGTACACAGCAGCAGTTCAGCTGTCCGAAATTGACGAAAACCATCCTGCTTTTAACAACCCATTTCCATGTTCAAGTGCAGAAAGAAATGGCGATGTTAGGATGTTGTCACCTGCGAAAAGTTGTAGTTCTGCTAACTCGGAATTGCACAGTCCAGAAGTAAACGAGCCAGTTTACGAGATAAACTCTCGCTCAAATTCTCCAATTGAAAtcgaaaatcgaagaaatgaaGTTGCGTGCAGCAGTGCTGTAAGCTTGGCTAGGGAATTGGACGTTTATTCTGCGGGTCAGATAAAGGAATCAGCTAATATACTGAATAATGGAGAAAAATGTAAACAGGGAAGTGTGAGCTCGAGCTTTGAAACAGTCATTCTTGCACCGAATACTTTTGATGTGATTTTATTAGTTGACGACCGCGAAATAGCTGG TGGTAAGGTGCGACCCAAGGACGACATAACACTCGCAGAGTTAACGAGAGCAGAAGTCAGATTTGAAGttcgaaatttaaaacttgGGGATTTTACTTGGATAGCAAGATGCAAAAGTTCTGGCTTCGAGCTGATCTTGCCCCATATAGTAGAGAGAAAACGGATGGATGATTTTAGTGGCAGTATTAGGGATGGGAGATATCAAGAGCAAAAG AAAAAAACTCTCATTGGGTGTAACAAGGACGACCTAACGTCTTCCAATATACTCTCAAACGAAACACGACTTATGTTCTTTAAAGATTTTAACAAAGCAGTCGCCAAAGTAAAG AATTTCAAATTGAGCGAAATGTTCATCCGACAATTGGTTCAATTGAGAGGTATGTCTGTCGAGAAAGCTATGGCGATCGTTGAGTTTTATCCAACGCCATTCGCGCTAAAGAAAGCCTACAACGACGCGGGTTCTAGCGGAGAAAACTTACTAGCTTCAATACTGTTTGGAAGAACCCAACGCCAGCTAGGACCTGTGCTAAGTAGAACTATGCATCAATTTtacacgaaaaaaagtttttga
- the LOC107224061 gene encoding crossover junction endonuclease MUS81 isoform X2 gives MSRYSAKMKRIRAKSKCPNPLFEKWLEEWKEDAASQGSQMQYCFIKALSSLRKCPLRLETGRDCKILRYFGDKLCIMLDKKLTEYKTKGLCTAANSIKPANQFQDPNDCDVNNTDDYLGHRARQTPNKREKKPNGGEPQPAKKTRKLKDNSDTARAIENGVKTNSKNNSYIPAWRSGGYAILLTFYEKMQNPDFIGYMNKADLQAAAQRYCDNSLSKPEPGSYYSAWASMTTLIQKGLVIKSSNPAKYRLTDDGYTAAVQLSEIDENHPAFNNPFPCSSAERNGDVRMLSPAKSCSSANSELHSPEVNEPVYEINSRSNSPIEIENRRNEVACSSAVSLARELDVYSAGQIKESANILNNGEKCKQGSVSSSFETVILAPNTFDVILLVDDREIAGGKVRPKDDITLAELTRAEVRFEVRNLKLGDFTWIARCKSSGFELILPHIVERKRMDDFSGSIRDGRYQEQKFRLKRSGIDNIIYLVENHGNNQHSLLPLQTLFQAATNTLIQDGFAVKYTNSHKDSMFYLASLTLMLNKIYQKKTLIGCNKDDLTSSNILSNETRLMFFKDFNKAVAKVKNFKLSEMFIRQLVQLRGMSVEKAMAIVEFYPTPFALKKAYNDAGSSGENLLASILFGRTQRQLGPVLSRTMHQFYTKKSF, from the exons ATGAGCAGGTACTCGGCAAAAATGAAGAGAATTAGAGCAAAATCGAAATGTCCAAATCCTCTTTTTGAAAAGTGGCTTGAGGAGTGGAAAGAGGATGCAGCATCACAGGGTTCACAGATGCAGTATTGTTTTATAAAGGCTTTGTCTTCTCTAAGAAAATGTCCGCTACGTTTAGAGACAGGCAGAGATTGTAAAATACTACGGTATTTTGGGGATAAACTATGCATTATGTTGgacaaaaaattgaccgaaTACAAAACTAAGGGCTTGTGTACAGCTGCTAACAGCATAAAGCCAGCCAATCAGTTCCAAGATCCAAATGACTGTGATGTGAACAATACTGACGATTATCTAGGACATAGAGCACGGCAAACTccgaataaaagagaaaaaaaacccaaCGGCGGTGAACCACAACCAgcaaaaaaaacaagaaaactaAAGGACAATAGTGACACAGCTCGGGCTATAGAAAAT GGAGTGAAAACTAATTCTAAGAACAATTCCTACATACCTGCGTGGAGATCTGGAGGATATGCAATACTGTTAACATTTTATGAAAAGATGCAGAATCCAGATTTCATAG GATATATGAACAAGGCTGATCTTCAGGCCGCTGCTCAACGTTACTGTGATAATTCTTTAAGTAAACCAGAACCTGGTAGCTACTATTCCGCGTGGGCCTCTATGACTACTTTAATACAAAAAGGGCTCGTCATTAAAAGCAGCAACCCTGCAAA ATACCGTCTAACAGATGATGGGTACACAGCAGCAGTTCAGCTGTCCGAAATTGACGAAAACCATCCTGCTTTTAACAACCCATTTCCATGTTCAAGTGCAGAAAGAAATGGCGATGTTAGGATGTTGTCACCTGCGAAAAGTTGTAGTTCTGCTAACTCGGAATTGCACAGTCCAGAAGTAAACGAGCCAGTTTACGAGATAAACTCTCGCTCAAATTCTCCAATTGAAAtcgaaaatcgaagaaatgaaGTTGCGTGCAGCAGTGCTGTAAGCTTGGCTAGGGAATTGGACGTTTATTCTGCGGGTCAGATAAAGGAATCAGCTAATATACTGAATAATGGAGAAAAATGTAAACAGGGAAGTGTGAGCTCGAGCTTTGAAACAGTCATTCTTGCACCGAATACTTTTGATGTGATTTTATTAGTTGACGACCGCGAAATAGCTGG TGGTAAGGTGCGACCCAAGGACGACATAACACTCGCAGAGTTAACGAGAGCAGAAGTCAGATTTGAAGttcgaaatttaaaacttgGGGATTTTACTTGGATAGCAAGATGCAAAAGTTCTGGCTTCGAGCTGATCTTGCCCCATATAGTAGAGAGAAAACGGATGGATGATTTTAGTGGCAGTATTAGGGATGGGAGATATCAAGAGCAAAAG tTTAGATTGAAGAGATCTGgtattgataatataatttatctaGTAGAGAATCATGGCAATAATCAACACTCCCTACTACCTTTGCAAACTCTGTTTCAAGCAGCGACTAACACATTGATTCAGGACGGATTTGCCGTGAAGTACACTAATAGTCATAAAGACTCAATGTTTTACTTGGCCTCCCTAACACTGATGctcaataaaatttatcag AAAAAAACTCTCATTGGGTGTAACAAGGACGACCTAACGTCTTCCAATATACTCTCAAACGAAACACGACTTATGTTCTTTAAAGATTTTAACAAAGCAGTCGCCAAAGTAAAG AATTTCAAATTGAGCGAAATGTTCATCCGACAATTGGTTCAATTGAGAGGTATGTCTGTCGAGAAAGCTATGGCGATCGTTGAGTTTTATCCAACGCCATTCGCGCTAAAGAAAGCCTACAACGACGCGGGTTCTAGCGGAGAAAACTTACTAGCTTCAATACTGTTTGGAAGAACCCAACGCCAGCTAGGACCTGTGCTAAGTAGAACTATGCATCAATTTtacacgaaaaaaagtttttga